A genomic region of Aureimonas populi contains the following coding sequences:
- a CDS encoding ABC transporter ATP-binding protein, with protein MSRAARLEVRGLSRAFEGVKAVEGAGFHVEPGEIVALVGPSGCGKSTTLRMIAGLETQDEGQISLGGERIEHLAPERRAIGIVFQDYALFPHLTVLRNVAFALADLRRGEREGAALPYLKMVELEDLAGRYPDQLSGGQQQRVALARAFAGRPRLILLDEPFSNLDASLRHATRREVRALLKKSGIGAVLVTHDQEEALSFADRVSVMRAGRIEQTGEPSDLYSRPKNAFVASFLGRTNLVRATVRERMAHTVLGPLPVEGEGEGEVLLSIRPEYLELAEATNGEAGAGLVLEREFKGHDMTCWVGLGGEQYQVDTDFTCPFRPGDAVRLVARAPAVIVAE; from the coding sequence ATGAGCCGCGCGGCGCGACTGGAGGTTCGCGGCCTGTCCAGGGCGTTCGAGGGCGTGAAGGCGGTGGAGGGCGCCGGTTTCCACGTGGAGCCGGGGGAGATCGTGGCGCTCGTCGGCCCGTCCGGCTGCGGCAAGTCCACCACCCTGCGCATGATCGCCGGGCTGGAGACGCAGGACGAAGGCCAAATCTCGCTGGGCGGCGAGCGGATCGAGCATCTGGCGCCCGAAAGGCGCGCGATCGGCATCGTCTTTCAGGACTACGCGTTGTTCCCGCACCTCACGGTCCTTCGCAACGTCGCCTTCGCATTGGCCGATCTCAGGCGCGGCGAGAGGGAAGGGGCGGCCTTGCCCTATCTGAAGATGGTGGAACTGGAGGATCTGGCCGGCCGGTATCCGGACCAGCTCTCCGGCGGCCAGCAGCAGCGCGTGGCGCTGGCGCGGGCCTTCGCGGGCCGCCCCCGTCTGATCCTCCTCGACGAGCCCTTCTCCAATCTCGACGCCTCGCTGCGCCACGCGACGCGGCGCGAGGTCCGCGCGCTTCTCAAGAAGAGCGGCATCGGCGCCGTCCTCGTCACGCACGATCAGGAGGAGGCCCTGTCCTTCGCGGATCGCGTCAGCGTCATGCGCGCCGGGCGCATCGAGCAGACGGGCGAGCCCTCCGATCTCTACAGCCGCCCGAAAAACGCCTTCGTCGCCAGCTTCCTCGGCCGCACGAACCTCGTGCGGGCGACGGTTCGCGAGCGCATGGCCCACACCGTGCTCGGGCCTCTTCCCGTCGAAGGGGAGGGGGAGGGCGAAGTGCTGCTTTCCATACGGCCGGAATATCTGGAACTGGCGGAGGCCACGAACGGCGAGGCCGGGGCCGGGCTGGTTCTGGAACGCGAGTTCAAGGGGCACGACATGACCTGTTGGGTGGGCCTCGGCGGGGAGCAGTACCAGGTGGACACGGACTTCACCTGCCCCTTCCGGCCGGGCGATGCGGTGCGCCTCGTGGCGCGCGCGCCCGCCGTGATCGTGGCCGAGTAG
- a CDS encoding iron ABC transporter substrate-binding protein: protein MKRALLSGLAGLAILAPTGAAFSQELTVYSGRGESFVAPVIEMFENETGIDVEVRYGGTAELAALLQEEGANSPADVFWAQDGGALGATQDLFAEIPASVSEDQPDRYKSAEGRWIGTSARARVLAYSPERAPEDTLPESVKDLTAEEWSDRVGWAPTNGSFQAFVTAMRVHEGEEAAKEWVDGMVANNAKTYRNNVALVQAIADGEIDVALTNNYYLGRFKGRDSSFPVEQTFFAEGDIGNLINVAGVGILETSDSKEEAQRFAEFLLTPAVQQYFTSAGNEYPVIAGVIPNATLASVSTVETASPEVPLDELSDLEGTLELLRSANLL, encoded by the coding sequence ATGAAGAGAGCCCTTCTTTCAGGTCTGGCCGGCCTTGCGATCCTGGCGCCTACCGGCGCCGCCTTTTCGCAGGAGCTGACGGTCTATTCCGGCCGCGGCGAATCATTCGTCGCCCCGGTGATCGAGATGTTCGAAAACGAGACCGGGATCGATGTCGAAGTGCGCTACGGCGGAACCGCCGAGCTTGCAGCGCTTCTCCAGGAGGAGGGCGCGAACTCGCCCGCGGACGTGTTCTGGGCGCAGGACGGTGGCGCGCTGGGAGCGACGCAGGATCTGTTCGCGGAGATCCCGGCCAGCGTGAGCGAGGACCAGCCCGACCGCTACAAGAGCGCAGAGGGCCGGTGGATCGGCACGAGCGCCCGTGCCCGCGTGCTGGCCTATTCGCCGGAGCGCGCGCCGGAGGATACGCTTCCCGAGAGCGTGAAGGACCTGACCGCCGAGGAATGGAGCGACCGTGTCGGCTGGGCGCCCACCAACGGTTCCTTCCAGGCGTTCGTCACGGCGATGCGCGTGCATGAGGGCGAGGAAGCGGCGAAGGAATGGGTCGATGGCATGGTTGCCAACAACGCCAAGACCTATCGCAACAACGTGGCGCTCGTGCAGGCCATTGCCGATGGCGAGATCGATGTCGCGCTCACGAACAACTACTATCTGGGCCGCTTCAAGGGCCGGGACTCAAGCTTCCCGGTGGAGCAGACCTTCTTCGCGGAAGGCGATATCGGCAATCTGATCAATGTCGCCGGCGTCGGCATCCTGGAGACCAGCGACAGCAAGGAGGAGGCGCAGCGCTTCGCCGAATTCCTCCTGACGCCCGCCGTGCAGCAATATTTCACCTCGGCCGGCAACGAGTATCCGGTGATCGCGGGCGTGATTCCCAACGCCACGCTCGCCAGCGTCTCCACGGTCGAGACCGCCTCGCCGGAGGTGCCGCTGGACGAGCTGTCCGACCTGGAGGGCACGCTGGAACTCCTGCGGTCGGCCAACCTCCTCTAG
- a CDS encoding BadF/BadG/BcrA/BcrD ATPase family protein produces MDRQRLLVGVDGGGTHCRARVATADGLVFGEARGGSANIFSDPGGAALVVRRTVEDALAAAGLDATALARCHAGLGLAGANVPDAARAFAAEPLPFASYRLASDAVIACLGAHGGADGGIAIFGTGTAYVARRQGSHTVFGGWGLAVSDRGSGADIGRAALAAALDAHDGLGERSALTDEVMGGFDNDPAHLAIFAGKARPGDFGRFAPLVWDRLDAGDAVAEAIVARALAAVEPALRRLLALGVPAISLLGGMAGRYAPLLPGDIISCLASPLGDGLDGALVLAAETLPQ; encoded by the coding sequence ATGGACAGGCAGCGGCTTCTCGTCGGGGTGGATGGCGGCGGCACCCACTGCCGGGCGCGGGTGGCGACGGCCGACGGCCTCGTCTTCGGCGAGGCGCGGGGCGGCAGCGCCAACATCTTCTCCGACCCCGGCGGAGCGGCGCTCGTCGTGCGCCGGACCGTCGAGGACGCCCTGGCTGCGGCTGGCCTCGATGCGACCGCCTTGGCGCGCTGCCATGCCGGGCTCGGCCTTGCCGGGGCCAATGTGCCGGATGCGGCGCGTGCCTTCGCGGCCGAGCCGCTGCCCTTCGCGTCCTATCGCCTGGCGAGCGACGCCGTGATCGCCTGCCTCGGCGCCCATGGCGGGGCCGATGGCGGCATCGCCATCTTCGGCACGGGAACGGCCTATGTGGCTCGCCGGCAAGGGAGCCATACGGTCTTCGGCGGCTGGGGGCTGGCCGTCTCTGATCGCGGCTCGGGTGCGGATATCGGGCGCGCGGCCCTTGCCGCCGCGCTCGACGCCCATGACGGGCTCGGCGAGCGCAGCGCGTTGACGGACGAGGTGATGGGCGGGTTCGACAACGATCCGGCTCATCTCGCGATCTTCGCCGGAAAGGCGCGGCCGGGCGATTTCGGCCGTTTCGCTCCGTTGGTCTGGGATCGGCTGGATGCGGGGGACGCGGTGGCCGAGGCCATCGTCGCGCGGGCGCTGGCGGCGGTCGAGCCCGCCCTTCGCCGGCTGCTGGCGCTCGGCGTGCCGGCCATCTCGCTGCTCGGCGGCATGGCGGGGCGTTACGCGCCGCTGCTGCCGGGGGACATCATTTCGTGCCTCGCTTCCCCGCTGGGCGACGGGCTGGACGGGGCGCTGGTTCTCGCCGCCGAGACGCTGCCTCAATAG
- a CDS encoding ABC transporter permease has protein sequence MSPNAAARRPPLLLLVPALVVGAGLAVPLVYLVVRAFSAEWSAVQALIFRPYTATLLLNTLKLTAGVLATTTLIALPLAWLIVRSDLRHKKLLSILAVMPLAVPGYVMAYALIGLSGYYGFLNHFFGLTVPRLQGWAGATVALSLYTFPYVFLNLRAALLGLDPALEETARSLGRSQRATFFAVTLPHLVPALLSGWLVIGLYVLGDFGVVALMRYEVFSFAIYNQYAGAFDRFYAAWLSLMLMALTLGFLVAEGLALRGRRFSRVGTGVARRASLVPLGRWRPLAHAFLALVFAASLGLPLMVILFWFGFGAVEVDWALLRATALRTAGAALPGAVLAALLALPLVVLTVRYPSRTSWAIERLAYFGYAVPPLAFALAMVFFALGLAPFLYQTLPLLVASYALSFVALAMGPVRSALLQMGGRVEEAARVLGRGPASAFASVTLPLLSRSLVAGGMLVFILIVKELPITFLLAPTGYTTLSMNVFARTSEGMLLEAAPYALVTILFSSLFVGLILRYEGGRS, from the coding sequence ATGTCCCCGAACGCGGCCGCGCGGCGGCCCCCGCTTCTCCTGCTCGTCCCGGCGCTGGTCGTCGGGGCGGGCCTTGCGGTTCCGCTCGTCTATCTCGTGGTGCGGGCCTTCAGTGCGGAGTGGAGCGCGGTTCAGGCGCTCATCTTCCGCCCTTATACGGCGACCCTCCTTCTCAACACGCTGAAGTTGACGGCCGGCGTCCTGGCCACGACCACGCTCATCGCCCTGCCGCTCGCCTGGCTGATCGTGCGCAGCGACCTGCGCCACAAGAAGCTCCTGTCGATTCTGGCGGTCATGCCCCTGGCCGTGCCCGGCTATGTGATGGCCTATGCGCTGATCGGCCTGTCGGGCTATTACGGCTTTCTCAATCACTTCTTCGGCCTCACCGTCCCGCGCCTGCAGGGCTGGGCGGGTGCGACCGTGGCGCTGTCGCTCTACACGTTTCCCTATGTCTTCCTGAACCTGCGCGCTGCGCTTCTGGGCCTCGATCCCGCGCTGGAGGAAACGGCGCGAAGCCTTGGCCGCTCGCAGCGCGCCACGTTCTTCGCGGTCACGCTGCCGCATCTGGTGCCCGCGCTTCTCTCCGGCTGGCTGGTGATCGGCCTTTACGTCCTCGGTGATTTCGGCGTCGTGGCGCTGATGCGCTACGAGGTCTTCTCCTTCGCCATCTACAACCAGTATGCCGGCGCTTTCGATCGCTTCTATGCCGCTTGGCTCTCGCTGATGCTGATGGCGCTGACGCTCGGCTTCCTCGTCGCCGAGGGGCTGGCGCTGCGCGGGCGGCGCTTCTCGCGCGTCGGCACGGGCGTCGCGCGCCGCGCCTCGCTCGTGCCCCTCGGGCGCTGGCGTCCGCTCGCCCATGCCTTCCTCGCGCTCGTCTTCGCCGCCTCCCTCGGCCTGCCGCTGATGGTCATCCTGTTCTGGTTCGGCTTCGGCGCGGTGGAGGTGGACTGGGCGCTGCTGCGGGCAACGGCGCTGCGCACGGCCGGCGCGGCGCTGCCGGGGGCGGTGCTGGCCGCGCTGCTGGCGCTGCCGCTCGTCGTCCTGACGGTGCGCTATCCCTCCCGCACCTCCTGGGCCATCGAGCGGCTGGCCTATTTCGGCTACGCCGTGCCGCCGCTGGCCTTCGCGCTGGCCATGGTGTTCTTCGCGCTCGGCCTTGCTCCCTTCCTCTACCAGACGCTGCCGCTGCTCGTGGCCTCCTACGCGCTCAGCTTCGTGGCTCTCGCCATGGGCCCGGTGCGCAGCGCGCTTTTGCAAATGGGCGGGCGGGTGGAGGAGGCCGCGCGCGTCCTCGGCCGTGGCCCCGCCAGCGCCTTCGCCTCGGTTACGCTGCCGCTCCTGTCGCGCAGCCTCGTGGCGGGCGGGATGCTGGTCTTCATTCTCATCGTGAAGGAACTGCCGATCACCTTCCTTCTGGCCCCGACCGGCTATACGACGCTCTCCATGAACGTCTTTGCCCGCACCTCCGAGGGGATGCTTCTCGAAGCCGCCCCTTACGCGCTCGTCACCATCCTGTTCTCCAGCCTCTTCGTGGGCCTGATCCTGCGGTATGAGGGAGGGCGTTCATGA